A section of the Chloroflexota bacterium genome encodes:
- a CDS encoding aspartate aminotransferase family protein — translation MPRVTAATLDRARLERLMAREQQAFVDAHPRCAALFERAKGSLLAGVPMNWMVKWPGAFPPFVESAHGAHFTCVDGHDHVDLCLGDTGAMAGHGAAETIAAVERQLPRGITHMLPTEDAAWAGEELQRRFGLRYWQFAMTATDANRFSLRLARMITRRPFVAVHEFNYHGSVDETFAWLAPDGRVESRRGNVGPQVDPALTTRVVPFNDIPALEAALADRQVAALLIEPALTNVGIVLPEPGYHEAVREVTRRTGTLLIIDETHTICAGPGGMTKAWNLDPDLFVIGKTIGGGIPAAAYGFTAEVADRIVADITLEDCDVGGIGGTLAGYALASAAIRATLGLVLTEEAFTRMIQLAERWTAGVEGVLAEHGVPWHVTRLGARAEYHFMPDPPRTGREQWEHGDFELERFLHLYALNRRILMTPFHNMALMSPATSATDVDRHTEVFGQAVAELFG, via the coding sequence ATGCCCCGAGTGACCGCCGCCACCCTCGACCGCGCTCGACTCGAGCGCCTCATGGCTCGCGAACAGCAGGCCTTCGTCGACGCCCATCCGCGCTGTGCCGCCCTCTTCGAACGCGCGAAGGGATCACTCCTTGCCGGTGTTCCGATGAACTGGATGGTGAAGTGGCCGGGGGCATTCCCACCGTTCGTCGAGTCGGCCCACGGCGCCCATTTCACCTGCGTCGACGGGCACGATCACGTCGATCTCTGCCTCGGCGACACGGGAGCGATGGCCGGCCACGGCGCCGCCGAGACCATCGCCGCCGTCGAGCGACAACTGCCGCGTGGCATCACCCACATGCTGCCGACGGAGGATGCGGCCTGGGCCGGCGAGGAGCTCCAGCGCCGGTTCGGCCTGCGGTACTGGCAGTTCGCGATGACCGCGACGGACGCGAACCGGTTCTCGCTCCGACTGGCCCGGATGATCACCCGGCGTCCGTTCGTCGCCGTCCACGAGTTCAACTACCACGGCTCGGTGGACGAGACGTTCGCCTGGCTCGCGCCGGACGGTCGCGTCGAGAGCCGCCGCGGGAATGTCGGGCCCCAGGTGGATCCGGCGCTGACGACACGGGTCGTCCCCTTCAACGACATCCCGGCCCTCGAGGCCGCCCTCGCCGATCGGCAGGTGGCCGCGCTCCTCATCGAGCCGGCCCTGACGAACGTCGGCATCGTCCTGCCGGAACCGGGCTACCACGAGGCGGTCCGCGAGGTCACCCGGCGGACCGGCACCCTCCTCATCATCGACGAGACGCACACGATCTGCGCCGGCCCGGGCGGGATGACCAAGGCCTGGAACCTCGATCCGGACCTCTTCGTCATCGGCAAGACGATCGGCGGTGGCATCCCGGCCGCCGCGTACGGCTTCACGGCGGAGGTGGCCGACCGAATCGTCGCGGACATCACGCTCGAGGATTGCGACGTCGGCGGCATCGGCGGGACGCTCGCCGGTTACGCGCTCGCGTCCGCCGCCATCCGGGCGACGCTGGGGCTCGTGCTGACCGAGGAAGCGTTCACCCGGATGATCCAGCTCGCCGAGCGCTGGACCGCCGGGGTCGAGGGCGTCCTTGCGGAGCACGGCGTCCCGTGGCATGTCACCCGCCTCGGCGCTCGAGCCGAGTACCACTTCATGCCGGATCCGCCCCGGACCGGCCGCGAGCAGTGGGAGCACGGCGACTTCGAGCTCGAGCGATTCCTCCATCTCTACGCACTCAACCGGCGGATCCTCATGACGCCGTTCCACAACATGGCGCTCATGTCGCCGGCGACGTCCGCGACCGACGTCGATCGA